Proteins from a single region of Acidimicrobiia bacterium:
- a CDS encoding polysaccharide deacetylase family protein gives MARANQPLAFVVARKAAVESSGTADEMLEQQDVDSAPAPVPLWRRAKRRLRPPVERVLAPGGCVVGARTDEPLVAITFDDGPDRSWTAPILEVLSARGTRATFFFLCANAEAAPALARRVIAEGHEVGLHGVDHTNLTTLSARAVLRRTRDGRRRLEEIVGAPVRWFRPPYGEQRIRSYAMVRAAGLDVVMWSTVGDDWLEQPAERAAQLIVPAVRPGAVVLLHDGWEPPKRKVSPPTFDRARMVEVLLDGLDDRGYRATSIGDLVSGRKVVRSAASIV, from the coding sequence ATGGCGCGCGCGAACCAGCCGCTAGCCTTCGTGGTGGCGCGGAAGGCCGCGGTGGAGTCCTCTGGGACGGCGGACGAGATGCTGGAACAGCAAGACGTCGATTCGGCCCCGGCTCCCGTCCCGCTGTGGCGGCGCGCGAAACGCCGTCTGCGTCCGCCGGTCGAACGGGTGCTGGCGCCTGGCGGCTGCGTCGTCGGAGCCAGGACCGACGAACCCTTGGTGGCGATCACCTTTGATGACGGACCGGATCGGAGCTGGACCGCGCCGATCCTGGAGGTGCTCTCGGCGCGCGGAACTCGCGCCACGTTCTTCTTCCTCTGTGCCAATGCCGAGGCCGCTCCGGCCCTGGCCCGGCGCGTGATCGCGGAGGGGCACGAGGTCGGCCTGCACGGCGTCGATCACACCAACCTGACGACGTTGTCGGCGCGCGCGGTCCTTCGACGCACGCGTGACGGCCGACGACGCCTCGAGGAGATCGTCGGAGCACCGGTTCGGTGGTTCCGCCCCCCCTACGGCGAGCAACGGATCCGCAGCTACGCGATGGTGCGCGCCGCGGGACTGGACGTCGTGATGTGGAGCACCGTCGGCGACGACTGGCTGGAGCAGCCGGCGGAGCGGGCGGCGCAGCTCATCGTGCCGGCCGTGCGACCGGGAGCGGTCGTCCTGCTCCACGACGGCTGGGAGCCGCCGAAGCGGAAGGTCTCACCACCGACCTTCGATCGAGCCCGGATGGTGGAGGTCCTGCTGGACGGGCTGGACGACCGGGGATACCGGGCGACGTCGATCGGCGACCTCGTGAGCGGCCGCAAGGTGGTGCGGAGCGCCGCGAGCATCGTCTGA